atcattaGGGACCACAGTGTAAAGGCCCTGTTGACTGAAGgtgataaaaagaaataaatgataaaataaataaatcattaaaaatccGTTAAACAATACATCAGGAAATTAAATCTTCCAACCTCAGTCGGTTTAGTGTTGGGGGGGCCACAAAACGCATCCCCAACCATGCGATGTTTTATCTTGATCGCGATGTTAAACTATCTTCCCGTGTGCGTATGTGAATATTTTTGCGAATCGCGTTTTCTTCAATGTACGCTGACCACGTGTctgtttttatgcaaaaaagatCGTCAAAGAGGTTGCACacgttatttttttgctgtttctttAGTGAAGAAAGAAACTCATGACTTCCTGAGCAGAAGCATATAGAGAAGAGATGTTCATTTGTCTTCCTTTAATGTTTCTTTGCTCTTCTTTATCAGCAGCTGGCTTTGCAGCATGAATAAGTACGatcagaagcaaaaaaaaaaaaaaaacgtgaaagAAAACCGATTTGGCCCAATTACATTGACATGATTTTTGGCATGCCTCTTGCATCTCGATTCCCGGCCAGCCATTAAACGTGGCCTACACGCCAAAGTTCAACCGATTGAGGCTTCCAGTCATTTTTAGCCGTACCGCAACTTCATTTCAATTGCTGGCCCAGCTGTCGTAGGAAAGCTCGGGTGCGAGGGCGTCTTGGTTCGCGatggttctttcttttttccttttactcattggtttttcttttactttcgaGGCTAATGAAATGTTTCCGTTTTGACCGTCATCGGCAGTGGCAGTGGCAGGCCCCACGGTCAGTTAGTGGGGAGGAGTTTAACGGCATCATTTCGGTGGTCACTTCCTGCTGTGGGATGAATTGAAGTGTTAAAATATGCGCACTCAACCACCGTGGAGGGTTGACCGAGGTTTAGGGCATGTAAGAACGAACTCGCCGGACTCTGTGGTCGTTAGGAAAGGGTACAATTTTCGGGCATACCTTTTACGGATGGCCCAATTTCGAGCGAATCATCCATTGGGGAATGTACTGCCGTATGGCTCAAAATGATAGAGCACAAAAGCACAAATAATGTTCTCGGGTGTATTCGGGGCTTTTGGTGCTTTTCGTCTCACTGATATGAAATTTGAGATAAAGAGAATTTAGATTTAGAAATCTAACTTTATAATCATATAATTGACCTAAAGGAGATTAACGATTAAACCTCGAAAAAAGACATCCAAAGATCCAAGATTTCAAGACAAATTATATTGAAGCTAGCTTTGAAATACATTCAAAAAGCTGAACGATCGATTTTATCATAATTATGAGAAACAAAGCGAATATTTCTGATAATTATGCACCAAAGATACCCAGCATGTACATAATTATTTTCCGCGCATCTGTCTCATGGCTTAACAGAGGCACcgaaaaaaccccaaaaccgtGACATATTGCGCAACGTGATGTCTTTCACTTTAAACATTTCCCTTCGCCTCCCGCAACATTAAACGGTTCCGGGACGGGGGGTTAAAAACGAACCAATGCTAAACGATTTGCCCCTACCGAACGGCTTAAATACTCCCAATTAATCACAACATCAACGATAAAAGCCCACCACGTTGTACGGCACGTGGTTCCTGCCGTGCGCACCTGGTTGCGCAAGTGATGGGTTTTCTTGCTCGTGTGGAAAACTCATACCTTCCCCCCTTAAGGGTTGACACCACAGGAGCTTATGCTTTTCTTTCCAGCTTACTGCTGAGTGAGTTTGTTTGCTACGGTAACGATCAATGATTTCTTGTTGGTGAGCCACACACACGTGCCATGCACggggggaaaataaattttctcctCATTAAGACGGACGCTGCAAAACGCCGACGCATGAACGAAAATGATACGCGATTGCTTGGTAAAAGGTTtaagattttgtttattatgcttttttcCGCCGTATTTTTTGCTACTACGCCCCGTGCTACAACCtagaaataaattagaaatctTGCGCTTCCGCTCAGTTCACTTTCCATTTCCCTGTACCATTCCGGAACGACTCCTTACGACTCCCTGTGCCTTGTTGCCTTGCTTGGTGTGATGGATCAGGTGGATGCAAATGACTCGCGCAATCTTTATGCGTCAACGGTGGTTAGTGTCTTCAGCAGATGCCCGACTTTTTCACGGCAACTCCTGCGAACGATTGAAGAAAGCACGTTGGTAATGGATTATTAGGCAAGGCCTTTTCTGTTTGCCACCACGGCTCATTAGGCAAAACGTGTAGgcagtttgttgtttgaagtTTGGGTTTAAATTATGTGTGAAACTATGTGcgtattttcattttactttcatGATTGATAATATCGGTGGAATggatcgttaaaaaaaaaacttgatgcTTTTGTAACAGACATTGAGCAAATTACTTGCTTGTTAATTATGGATGCtcacattaaacattaatgcTTGATTTTTTGCAGTGATATTGGAGTATTCGGTTCGACTAAAGTTATGTTGGTATTAAGAATTTAGTGGAGTTTAGTGGAGCAATTTTGGAGTCAACCGTAGAGTCCAAGAAAGTCCTAAAAACCTCccgaaagaagcaaaactcTACTTACGTGGCTTTGCTCCACACCGATTGGCGCACTCAAGTTTGTACTGATTGTGATAGGTGGTGTTATCCGTTCCACACACCGGATTGTACTGTGACAGTGTAAGACAGTTGGACATACAACCGTAGAAGGCTCTCGATCTTGGCGCTGGCTTACTGTCAATTTCCGCCGAAAGTTCCAACGGACGGGTCTGTACGGGTCGGGCCCGTTCCACCGAATTCTCCGCCCAGTCCGTGTTGGTTTCCAAGGCGCCCGTTGTCCCCGTCGACAGTGGTCGATTCCGCGCTATTGTAAGAGGATCGGAAGCAGTAGATTAAAAGTGGCCGCTTTCACGACGTGATTATGTGGTATGGAAGGTTTAAGGGTTTCTCCGGCAGCTTACCGAATTTCTTGCCAAGCGCAAATGTGTTCGGTGACCGATGAAGCCACGGACTTTGACGGCGAACGCGCCCTGCAATGACATCGGCACGGCTTGACTCGGCAAGGGCTAGCAGAACTGTTGGGGAAGGAAATTGAAACAAGAGCAGAAATGAATAAAACGGTTGAAACGGTGCGATTAGCCATGATTTTCAAATGACGAGATGTGATGGCCAAGGGAGGATGGGGGACTTGGTGATTGGTGGCATTTGAATTAGCGTGAGCTGTAATTCGCCGGCACCGTTAGCTTCCCGTGGTTCGCTTTAGAGCATTATTGCATCGGATTATTGCACCGCGCGGATCCAGCCACAGTCCGACCAGTCTAATAATGATGGGCCTCTGTCGGCCTTCCATCACTAGGTCATCATTAGCAATTGGTGGCCGGAGCGGAGTGTTCCCGCTGAAGGAAGGAACAATCGCGCCGTACACGAAACCCGTCGGAAGCCGCAAGGAAAAACCTCCGGCCACAAACTAATGATAGCAGTGACGGAATCAAACACTGCCCAAAATCAATCGCGACCGCACAACCATTTCGTTGCCTTCTGTGACCTCCACCGAGTAACACAGAAAGAAGCACAGCAAACGCCGTTTATGACCGGTCAGTTGTGGGCTTGGAGGGTTGAGGCGTGCGCACGCGGGACATTGACTCAGCACCGTGGTGGTGCCGTGACGTCGGTTCCTTGAACTTGGCCGCCGTTTTTATGGAGCTTGGCGCTTTGGAGGtttggggaatttttttttgttccgctTGAAAGCTCTTTTAATTGGAACCGTTCGCGATTTTGTGGTCAGTCACATTCGTTGAGCTTGACCGAGAGTCGTGTTGAAGTTGGTTCATTTTGGGAAGGATTCCGAGCTAAagatgcgaaattgttgcgaAAAAGGAAGTATCGTTTTGTGTGGATCCGCTTATTGAGTAACGGCACGGTGCAAGCTCTCGGAAAAGGTCAGCCGGCGAAGAAAGGGTGGGTATGGGGTTTGTAGAGCGAGGTGCGAAATAGTTACGAAATGACTATAAATTCTGTAGCAAATTAACGGTGGATGACCGACAAAACAGAAAGCCTTTGATTGCGTAATAAAGCCGaacgtttttgttgttgtttgtgttaagAGATAGTGATCAAGGTGAATAGTTTGATAGGGTAAAATGAAGGCTAGAATAAATACTTGCAATAGACGAAATAATAGACTTTGATTGGGTCTCTTTCTATTTCTCAAAAATTCGATTTGGCGAATTTCacggtttgagaaaattttaaactagCGTTCGAGCTCAGTTTTTGTAGCTTTCCTGTACAAAATTGGCATCTGTGTAATATTCGCACACCTAAATCCATCCACCGAAGCGTGAAATATGGTTCGGATAGGGTAACATTGAAATTGGAAGCGTCGATGTTCAGTTTTTTTCACGGTAGCTCTCTTGCTTCTATACCTCAGCCTTAGAAGAGCGCCATATCGGCTACGCATGGAAACTCGTTTGATGCTTTTCGGAcgatgaaaaattttcaacgcGATCCGATAatagcaagaagaaaaaaaaaacacacacacacgtccacCAACAAACTCAACATCTCCGAAAAGAGAAAACCTCATGGAAATGATGAGCTTTGGAGCTtttgaaagaaaggagaagcAATGGGCAAGAAGATTCGTGCCGGTTGTTGTAAGGTTTTTACTACTTCTACATTCAATCAAACTTCCGACTATGCCACACAAATGCACACAGTCTGACCACACAAGTCTGGCACGCGGTTGTTGGCGTGGTTTGTTTCTCCTTCTAGCCCGTGGGAGTGGGGCAAAGTGGGCGACGAATTCAATTAGCCTCAAATCAAAAGCAGATCACGTTCGGTAATTATTTGCTAGCGATTATCGACGGTTGTCCATTTGATGGAAATGTGCAAATTGTAGTGAAAACATGcaaatacaaagaaaaaaacatcatacacacacacacgtctaCTGTTGGAAGCATTAGCTTAATGTTTGCCGGTGGAAGATCAAGCTAGACCAAGATTGAGTTGATTGAAATAGGTGGGAATGAAAGGTTGGCATAAGGAAGTGGAGGTGTTCTAAATGGCCTtgtgtaaataatgttttaaaatgataCAGGACAAATTTCTGTGTtaacataaaacaagaaatttGAACATTCAAATACTTCTCCTGAAGATAACTCATGATTTAAGAGGTGTATTGGAACCaaaacgcctgaaagtatgcaattaatgGTTAAAATAGTAATAAGACAGTTTAATAAACTTTGTCAGCTCAGCTGTCTTTGGAAGTTTCCAAGTTCTGTATCTTTTGTATATCTATATGTATTAATATCTTAAACTTTGACAAA
The DNA window shown above is from Anopheles funestus chromosome 3RL, idAnoFuneDA-416_04, whole genome shotgun sequence and carries:
- the LOC125770377 gene encoding uncharacterized protein LOC125770377 codes for the protein MERNGRMVLVGVVLVVLLALAESSRADVIAGRVRRQSPWLHRSPNTFALGKKFARNRPLSTGTTGALETNTDWAENSVERARPVQTRPLELSAEIDSKPAPRSRAFYGCMSNCLTLSQYNPVCGTDNTTYHNQYKLECANRCGAKPRVAVKKSGIC